The Paenibacillus sp. FSL R7-0345 DNA segment GAAAACTTATAGAAAAGCTGCTAAAGCATCAGCTGCGAGGGAGGTGTAGAACATGAATCCGAGTCCTAAAGGTGAAACCGTTACCCGTAGAATCAACAAAACGATTATTTATATCGTCTGCATCTTTTTGGCGGTGCTCAGTATCCTCCCGTTCTGGATCATGTTCGTGAATGCTACCCGCTCTACAGCGGAAATTCAGAGCGGGCTCTCGCTGCTTCCTTCGTCTCACTTGATGAGCAATCTGAGAGTGCTGCTGGATAAAAGCTTTGACCCCATACAGGGCTTTATGAACTCGTTCATTATTTCCAGCTCAGCCACCATCCTGACCGTGTACTTTTCCTCATTGTCAGCCTATGGACTGGTAACGTATGACTGGAAGCTGCGCAAGCCGTTCTTTACCTTTATCTTGTGTGTAATGATGATTCCTTCCCAGGCCAGTGCGATCGGGTTCTATCAGTTTATGTATAAAATCCACTGGACCAACAGCT contains these protein-coding regions:
- a CDS encoding carbohydrate ABC transporter permease, with the translated sequence MNPSPKGETVTRRINKTIIYIVCIFLAVLSILPFWIMFVNATRSTAEIQSGLSLLPSSHLMSNLRVLLDKSFDPIQGFMNSFIISSSATILTVYFSSLSAYGLVTYDWKLRKPFFTFILCVMMIPSQASAIGFYQFMYKIHWTNSFLPLILPAIAAPAVVFFMRQYLLATLSLEIVEAARVDGSGEFKTFNRIILPLMMPAVATQAIFAFVANWNNLFMPLILLTQKEKYTMPVMVSLLRGDIYKMEFGSIYMGLALTALPLFVVYFLLSRYIIAGVALGGVKE